One Actinomyces respiraculi DNA window includes the following coding sequences:
- a CDS encoding flavodoxin, whose product MSTRVLEVPDAPRTLPEDLDLLVLAAPTHNRRLPSAVSRAQAAKRGAPTPPSTGIREWLDAATIPPAARLAAADTVTGRSWLSGSAAKDAAKRLHRVHGRVDVACHSFLVSSFQGPLADGEQAAVRAWGRTLVQGLPGQDAR is encoded by the coding sequence GTGAGTACCCGGGTCCTTGAGGTCCCGGACGCGCCCCGCACGCTGCCCGAGGACCTCGATCTGCTGGTGCTGGCCGCCCCCACTCACAACCGGCGCCTGCCCTCGGCCGTCAGCCGGGCCCAGGCGGCCAAGCGTGGCGCCCCGACGCCCCCCTCGACCGGGATCCGCGAGTGGCTGGACGCGGCAACGATCCCACCTGCGGCGCGCCTCGCGGCCGCCGACACCGTCACCGGGCGCAGCTGGTTGAGCGGGTCAGCCGCCAAGGACGCCGCCAAGCGGCTCCACCGGGTGCACGGCCGGGTGGACGTGGCCTGCCACAGCTTCCTCGTCTCCTCGTTCCAGGGGCCCCTGGCCGACGGCGAGCAGGCGGCGGTGCGCGCCTGGGGGCGCACCCTGGTCCAGGGGCTGCCCGGCCAGGACGCGCGCTGA
- a CDS encoding quinone-dependent dihydroorotate dehydrogenase, translated as MLYHLLYSTVLTRIDPEVIHDVVVRGLSVAQRVPFARDVIRQAFGRRPAFPVPSANQGGPFARPVPGVLGLAAGMDKEGEVVEAMDMLGFGFVEVGTFTAQPQPGNDKPRMWRYPQMLAIRNRMGFNNHGADAAARRLRELRSSVRGRSIVVGANIGKTKAVDLADAVEDYRYSASRVARWADYLVVNVSSPNTPGLRTLQNVETLRPILVAVREAADAAAGRHVPLLVKIAPDLADEDVDAVADLVLDMGLDGVVATNTTIDHDLGEGGLSGAPLLPRSLEVVRRLRSRLGEEPTIIGVGGISSLMDAELMLDAGADLLQAYTAFIYNGPAWPGRINRVLSTTRRAR; from the coding sequence GTGCTCTACCACCTGCTGTACTCGACCGTGCTTACTCGCATCGACCCCGAGGTCATTCACGACGTCGTCGTGCGTGGCCTGAGTGTTGCTCAGCGGGTTCCCTTCGCCCGCGACGTCATCCGTCAGGCCTTCGGACGCCGCCCGGCCTTCCCGGTCCCCAGTGCCAACCAGGGAGGTCCGTTCGCCCGGCCCGTGCCCGGGGTCCTGGGTCTGGCCGCAGGCATGGACAAGGAGGGTGAGGTCGTCGAGGCCATGGACATGCTCGGCTTCGGCTTCGTCGAGGTCGGCACCTTCACCGCCCAGCCGCAGCCCGGCAACGACAAGCCACGCATGTGGCGCTACCCGCAGATGCTCGCCATCCGCAACCGCATGGGCTTCAACAACCACGGTGCGGATGCCGCCGCCCGCCGCCTGCGCGAGCTGCGCTCGAGTGTGCGTGGCCGCAGCATCGTCGTCGGAGCCAACATCGGCAAGACTAAGGCCGTTGACCTGGCCGACGCGGTCGAGGACTACCGTTACTCGGCCTCCCGCGTGGCTCGCTGGGCGGACTACCTCGTGGTCAACGTCTCCAGCCCCAACACTCCGGGGCTGCGCACCCTGCAGAATGTCGAGACGCTGCGCCCCATCCTCGTCGCCGTGCGCGAGGCCGCGGACGCCGCGGCCGGCCGCCACGTGCCGCTGCTGGTCAAGATCGCCCCGGACCTCGCCGACGAGGACGTCGACGCCGTCGCCGACCTCGTACTCGACATGGGCCTGGACGGTGTGGTCGCCACGAACACGACCATCGACCACGACCTCGGTGAGGGAGGGCTCTCCGGCGCCCCGCTGCTGCCGCGCTCCCTCGAGGTTGTGCGCCGCCTGCGCTCCCGGCTGGGCGAGGAGCCGACCATCATCGGCGTCGGCGGCATCTCCTCGCTCATGGACGCCGAGCTCATGCTCGACGCCGGAGCCGACCTACTCCAGGCCTACACGGCCTTCATCTACAACGGCCCTGCCTGGCCGGGCCGCATCAACCGCGTCCTGTCCACCACCCGCCGCGCCCGGTGA
- a CDS encoding glycerate kinase produces MRVLLACGPMHPEPRGVALPGLGLGAGDVTRALAAGWSRARPADLLTLLPLPDGGPGSARAVAAGRVRSRQVLAAPGPLGEPREADLILLEPEAGSRPLDSEPVARTWFFDAAGIAPLPEDGAVAAREALEGSTSGLGLAVARALRCTSPGDSLVIGLARSAVHDGGAGLLDALGGAAAARGLMDRRDVVLALADGTALGGLSGAGQGLSGLADMTPEQAQERDRAACTTASRLIAGLTAGQGSGALVPRADEQPQERTLTVSSWGTGAGGGAAMVLRALGARGLPGARVMARLLGLEAEAGGQELLVTAQGEAYDVLADSVPAVVGQAAVHSALPAVLVTGRSLIPRGELAEAGLVSLAALQPTAAEPAWDEGGSSAIVGRLEAMGQRLARTWSR; encoded by the coding sequence ATGCGGGTCCTGCTCGCCTGCGGGCCCATGCACCCCGAGCCGCGGGGCGTTGCCCTGCCCGGCCTCGGGCTCGGGGCCGGTGACGTCACCCGGGCTCTGGCCGCCGGCTGGTCCCGCGCGCGCCCGGCAGACCTGCTGACCCTCCTGCCGCTGCCCGACGGCGGCCCCGGCAGCGCCCGGGCCGTGGCAGCGGGACGAGTGCGATCACGCCAGGTCCTCGCCGCGCCCGGCCCCCTGGGAGAGCCGCGCGAGGCCGACCTCATCCTCCTTGAGCCTGAGGCGGGCTCACGCCCCCTCGACAGCGAGCCCGTCGCCCGCACCTGGTTCTTCGACGCCGCCGGCATCGCCCCCCTGCCTGAGGATGGGGCCGTGGCCGCCCGTGAGGCGTTGGAGGGCAGCACCAGCGGGCTCGGCCTCGCCGTCGCCCGGGCGCTGCGGTGCACGAGTCCGGGGGACTCTCTCGTCATTGGGTTGGCCCGCAGTGCTGTTCACGACGGCGGAGCCGGGCTTCTCGACGCCCTGGGTGGCGCCGCGGCCGCGCGCGGTCTCATGGATAGGCGCGACGTCGTCCTTGCGCTTGCGGACGGCACTGCCCTTGGCGGCTTGTCCGGCGCGGGGCAGGGTCTGAGTGGCCTTGCGGATATGACGCCTGAGCAGGCGCAGGAGCGTGACCGCGCCGCCTGCACCACCGCCTCGCGGCTGATTGCCGGGCTCACTGCCGGGCAGGGCTCGGGGGCGCTGGTGCCCCGTGCCGACGAGCAGCCGCAGGAGCGCACGCTCACGGTCTCCTCCTGGGGGACCGGCGCAGGCGGGGGAGCGGCAATGGTGCTGCGGGCCCTGGGCGCCCGCGGCCTTCCCGGTGCCCGGGTGATGGCCCGTCTCCTGGGGCTTGAGGCCGAGGCTGGTGGACAGGAGCTGCTGGTGACGGCCCAGGGGGAGGCCTACGACGTGCTCGCGGACAGCGTGCCGGCCGTCGTTGGACAGGCCGCCGTGCACAGTGCCCTGCCCGCCGTGCTCGTCACCGGCCGGTCCCTCATCCCGCGCGGTGAGCTGGCTGAGGCCGGCCTCGTCTCCCTCGCTGCGCTGCAGCCGACAGCGGCGGAGCCTGCCTGGGACGAGGGCGGGTCGTCGGCGATCGTCGGACGGCTGGAGGCAATGGGCCAGCGCCTGGCCCGCACCTGGTCACGCTAA
- a CDS encoding aldo/keto reductase family protein, giving the protein MVAYRNLGSSGLRVTEITYGNWLTHGSQVEADTAVECVRTALDLGITSFDTADTYANTKAEEVLGRALKGERRDGLEIFTKVYFPIDAKGANDSGLSRKHILRGLEGSLRRLGTDYVDLLQAHRFDDSTPLEETIGAFADVVHQGKALYVGVSEWTAEQIRAGQELATQMGVRLVSNQPQYSMLWRVIEAEVVPTCAELGMGQVVWSPMAEGVLSGKYLPGAQPPAGSRATDDKGGRQMIAHWMAEPVLTAVQGLRPVAQEAGLTMAQLAVAWVLQNPNVSAALVGASRPEQLVENVKASGVVLGQDVMDAIDSVLGEVVERDPGLTRSPSRRAEQEAANRA; this is encoded by the coding sequence ATGGTCGCTTACCGCAATCTCGGCAGCTCCGGACTGCGCGTCACGGAGATCACCTACGGCAATTGGCTCACTCACGGCTCCCAGGTGGAGGCGGACACCGCTGTTGAGTGTGTGCGCACAGCCCTGGACCTGGGCATCACGAGTTTCGACACGGCGGACACCTACGCCAACACCAAGGCGGAAGAGGTTCTGGGGCGGGCGCTCAAGGGAGAGCGGCGCGACGGCCTGGAGATCTTCACCAAGGTGTACTTCCCGATCGACGCCAAGGGCGCCAACGACTCGGGACTCTCACGCAAGCACATCCTGCGGGGCCTGGAGGGCTCCCTGCGCCGTCTGGGCACGGACTACGTGGACCTGCTCCAGGCCCACCGCTTCGACGACTCCACCCCGCTGGAGGAGACGATCGGTGCCTTCGCGGACGTGGTGCACCAGGGCAAGGCCCTGTACGTGGGGGTCTCGGAGTGGACGGCGGAGCAGATCCGTGCGGGCCAGGAGCTGGCGACGCAGATGGGCGTGCGCCTGGTGTCGAACCAGCCGCAGTACTCAATGCTGTGGCGCGTCATCGAGGCCGAGGTGGTGCCGACCTGTGCTGAGCTGGGCATGGGCCAGGTCGTGTGGTCGCCGATGGCCGAGGGCGTGCTCTCAGGCAAGTACCTGCCGGGCGCCCAGCCTCCGGCGGGCTCGCGCGCGACGGACGACAAGGGCGGCAGGCAGATGATCGCCCACTGGATGGCCGAGCCCGTACTCACGGCGGTGCAGGGGCTGCGTCCGGTCGCCCAGGAGGCGGGGCTCACCATGGCCCAGCTGGCGGTGGCGTGGGTGCTGCAGAACCCCAACGTGTCGGCGGCGCTCGTGGGTGCCTCGCGCCCGGAGCAGCTGGTGGAGAACGTCAAGGCCTCGGGCGTTGTGCTGGGTCAGGACGTCATGGACGCCATCGACTCGGTGCTCGGCGAGGTCGTTGAGCGCGACCCGGGGCTCACCCGCTCGCCGTCGCGCAGGGCGGAGCAGGAGGCCGCGAACCGCGCCTGA
- a CDS encoding DUF3043 domain-containing protein → MNLFKKDKGQEPAPSPAAVESTKSVGKGRPTPKRKEAQARGLHPVVPADRKAAKREQRAREDAAWERQRMAMITGDDRYLPVRDKGPVRRYIRDYIDARWSVGELFLPASLLMLLIIVGLSIRSTTMMAVISFWVLTAIYGLLALALVDAVWCWYRVRGQLYKKFGREEVRAKGMIAWYVLGRCFTTRRWRQPKPQVGRGQFPS, encoded by the coding sequence GTGAACCTGTTCAAGAAGGACAAGGGCCAGGAGCCCGCACCGTCGCCTGCAGCCGTCGAGAGCACGAAGAGTGTCGGCAAGGGGCGCCCGACGCCCAAGCGCAAGGAGGCGCAGGCCCGGGGCCTGCACCCGGTGGTGCCCGCGGACCGCAAGGCCGCCAAGCGTGAGCAGCGTGCCCGGGAGGACGCCGCCTGGGAGCGTCAGCGCATGGCCATGATCACCGGTGACGACCGCTACCTGCCGGTGCGTGACAAGGGGCCGGTGCGTCGCTACATCCGTGACTACATTGACGCGCGCTGGTCCGTGGGCGAGCTCTTCCTGCCGGCCTCGCTGCTCATGCTGCTCATCATCGTGGGCCTGTCGATCCGTTCGACGACGATGATGGCGGTGATCTCCTTCTGGGTGCTCACCGCGATCTACGGTCTGTTGGCCCTGGCGCTGGTGGACGCGGTGTGGTGCTGGTACCGCGTGCGCGGCCAGCTGTACAAGAAGTTCGGGCGTGAGGAGGTGCGGGCCAAGGGCATGATCGCCTGGTACGTCCTGGGCCGCTGCTTCACGACCCGGCGCTGGCGCCAGCCCAAGCCTCAGGTCGGGCGGGGTCAGTTCCCCTCCTGA
- a CDS encoding dipeptidase, which produces MLTVDAVRSLVHSSFEDIVRDLTELVAIPSVSASSHDQTQVRRSAEHVADLLRGAGLEAEVLSVPGPDGVPGRPAVLAHREGPDGAPRVLLYAHHDVQPVGDPTQWQQADPFAAEVRGQRLFGRGTADDGAGVITHVHALRLLDELGNGTLPCTVTVFIEGEEEIGSPSFENFLATYRERLEADVIVVADSSNWKVGVPALTTSLRGVVGVDVRLDVLDHALHSGQYGGPVLDAVTSMCRLVASLHDESGDVAVAGLVSRPQAADCFPDYPEGDFRADAGVLDGVELSGTGDLTARLWTKPALSVIGMDVTPLSVAGNVLAPSCTARLSMRIAPGQDPQAALEALSAHLEAHVPFGARLTLSSGEAGPAFDGSSDSPAGQAARWALTEAFGEDCVDIGQGGSIPFIATLQETFPQAQVLVTGIEDPDTRAHSEDESMHLGDLERVVAAETLLLARLGGALEAADTPDGLGA; this is translated from the coding sequence ATGCTGACCGTTGACGCCGTGCGCTCCCTCGTCCACTCCTCCTTTGAGGACATCGTCCGCGACCTCACCGAGCTCGTCGCCATCCCCTCCGTCTCCGCCTCCTCCCACGACCAGACCCAGGTGCGCCGCAGCGCCGAGCATGTGGCCGACCTGCTGCGCGGCGCCGGCCTGGAGGCCGAGGTCCTGAGCGTCCCCGGTCCCGACGGCGTGCCCGGCCGCCCGGCCGTCCTGGCCCACCGCGAGGGTCCCGACGGCGCCCCCCGCGTGCTGCTCTACGCCCACCACGACGTCCAGCCCGTCGGCGACCCCACCCAGTGGCAGCAGGCGGACCCCTTCGCCGCCGAGGTCCGCGGTCAGCGCCTCTTCGGGCGTGGGACCGCCGACGACGGCGCCGGCGTCATCACCCACGTTCACGCCCTGCGCCTGCTGGACGAGCTGGGTAACGGCACCCTGCCCTGCACCGTCACCGTCTTCATCGAGGGTGAGGAGGAGATCGGCTCGCCCTCCTTCGAGAACTTCCTCGCCACCTACCGCGAGCGGCTCGAGGCCGATGTCATCGTCGTCGCCGACTCCTCCAACTGGAAGGTCGGCGTGCCCGCCCTCACCACGTCCCTGCGCGGCGTCGTGGGCGTGGACGTGCGCCTGGACGTGCTCGACCACGCCTTGCACTCGGGCCAGTACGGCGGCCCCGTTCTCGACGCCGTCACCAGCATGTGCCGTCTCGTGGCGAGCCTGCACGACGAGTCCGGAGACGTCGCCGTCGCGGGCCTCGTCTCGCGCCCCCAGGCGGCCGACTGCTTCCCCGACTACCCGGAGGGGGACTTCCGTGCCGACGCCGGTGTGCTCGACGGCGTGGAGCTGTCCGGCACCGGGGACCTCACCGCCCGCCTGTGGACCAAGCCGGCCCTGAGCGTCATCGGCATGGATGTCACGCCCCTGAGCGTGGCCGGCAACGTCCTGGCCCCCTCATGCACCGCTCGGCTGTCGATGCGCATCGCCCCCGGACAGGACCCGCAGGCCGCCCTGGAGGCCCTGAGCGCGCACCTTGAGGCGCATGTGCCCTTCGGCGCCCGCCTGACCCTGTCCTCCGGTGAGGCCGGGCCGGCCTTCGACGGCTCCTCCGACAGCCCCGCAGGCCAGGCCGCCCGTTGGGCGCTGACTGAGGCCTTCGGCGAGGATTGCGTCGACATCGGCCAGGGCGGTTCCATCCCCTTCATCGCCACCCTCCAGGAGACCTTCCCGCAGGCGCAGGTCCTTGTCACCGGCATCGAGGACCCCGACACGCGCGCCCACAGCGAGGACGAGTCCATGCACCTGGGCGACCTCGAGCGCGTCGTGGCCGCCGAGACCCTGCTGCTGGCGCGTCTGGGTGGCGCCCTGGAGGCCGCGGACACCCCGGACGGCCTGGGGGCCTGA
- the ypfJ gene encoding KPN_02809 family neutral zinc metallopeptidase: MSFNRDIKTDPNRVSTSAGSGRRGALVGGGSVITVVAVLLLSQLTGIDLTGLLDTSSGAGQSAPGNSAVSPIDVSMCTSGEAANSYTQCRMVSTAESLDAVWGEQLAAQTGTAYAKPDFHLWDGAQISTACGTASSAAGPFYCPGDSTVYLDMSFFSQMTSTLGAADTPLAEEYIVAHEFGHHIQNLLGTMRSADRSGTGATSDSVRLELQADCYAGLWVHYASSTVDPDTGVPFLVEPTQAQVHSAIDAAEAVGDDHIQERSGVGVNADSWTHGASEQRVRWFTVGMQQGSVQACDTFAVADTDL, from the coding sequence ATGTCCTTCAATCGCGATATCAAGACCGACCCGAACCGGGTGTCGACCTCCGCAGGCTCCGGCCGACGGGGCGCGCTCGTCGGCGGCGGCTCGGTCATCACCGTGGTCGCCGTCCTGCTGCTCTCCCAACTCACAGGTATCGACCTCACCGGACTGCTCGACACCTCCTCAGGTGCCGGGCAGTCAGCTCCGGGCAACTCGGCCGTCTCACCCATTGACGTCTCGATGTGCACCTCCGGCGAGGCCGCCAACTCCTACACCCAGTGCCGGATGGTCTCGACAGCGGAGTCACTGGACGCCGTGTGGGGCGAGCAGCTCGCCGCACAGACCGGCACCGCTTACGCCAAGCCGGACTTCCACCTGTGGGACGGCGCCCAGATCAGCACGGCCTGCGGGACAGCCTCCTCCGCCGCTGGGCCCTTCTACTGCCCGGGCGACTCCACCGTCTACCTCGACATGAGCTTCTTCAGCCAGATGACCTCGACGCTGGGTGCCGCCGACACACCGCTGGCGGAGGAGTACATCGTGGCCCACGAGTTCGGCCACCACATCCAGAACCTCCTGGGCACGATGCGCAGCGCCGACCGCTCCGGGACCGGTGCGACGAGCGATTCGGTGCGCCTGGAGCTGCAGGCCGACTGCTACGCCGGGCTGTGGGTGCACTATGCGTCCTCCACCGTGGACCCCGACACCGGGGTGCCCTTCCTCGTCGAGCCCACCCAGGCGCAGGTGCATAGCGCCATTGACGCCGCCGAGGCCGTGGGCGACGACCACATCCAGGAGCGTTCAGGCGTCGGGGTCAACGCGGACTCCTGGACCCACGGTGCCTCCGAGCAGCGCGTGCGCTGGTTCACCGTCGGCATGCAGCAGGGCTCGGTGCAGGCCTGTGACACCTTCGCGGTGGCCGACACCGACCTGTGA
- a CDS encoding zinc transporter yields MNISEILMTRVLITGMAALLLLLSAPAAAEEDGNGDSLEYTANAANNRVVVELHSLTNTPASATHYEPESDSPSSAVAAVRVWSTCTPTTHEVRVVGLTKNHGRVCEPAPAVPLADEGAPVSLTASDVSTLLVGGSGLVRQPPGDQVIVTMDLIVYTDPSPRTLTTTIAGTTVTVVATPISYTWSWGDGTSTTTTDPGRPYPHQSVVHRYHKRDNNVVVSLTTTWAATYTIDGQSTTRPVTGTITTTETSTPFTLIRLTSILTDDAEEAMGH; encoded by the coding sequence ATGAACATCTCGGAAATCCTCATGACACGTGTCCTGATCACTGGTATGGCGGCCCTCCTTCTCCTGCTGAGCGCACCGGCGGCTGCCGAGGAGGACGGCAACGGCGACAGTCTCGAATACACGGCCAACGCCGCTAACAACAGGGTCGTGGTCGAGCTGCATTCTCTGACGAACACGCCCGCGTCGGCGACGCACTACGAGCCAGAGTCCGACTCCCCGTCCTCTGCTGTGGCGGCTGTCAGAGTCTGGAGCACGTGCACGCCGACCACGCACGAGGTCAGGGTCGTCGGTCTCACCAAGAACCACGGCCGGGTCTGCGAGCCCGCGCCCGCCGTCCCGCTGGCCGACGAGGGCGCGCCCGTAAGCCTGACCGCCTCGGACGTGTCCACCCTGCTGGTCGGCGGCTCGGGCCTGGTGCGCCAGCCACCCGGGGACCAGGTGATCGTGACCATGGACCTGATCGTCTACACCGACCCCTCACCCCGGACCCTGACCACCACCATCGCCGGCACGACGGTCACGGTGGTGGCCACGCCCATCTCCTACACCTGGAGCTGGGGCGACGGCACCAGCACCACCACCACCGACCCGGGCCGACCCTACCCCCACCAGAGCGTCGTCCACCGCTACCACAAACGCGACAACAACGTCGTCGTCAGCCTGACCACCACCTGGGCCGCCACCTACACCATCGACGGCCAGAGCACCACCAGACCCGTGACCGGCACCATCACCACCACCGAGACCTCCACCCCCTTCACCCTCATCCGCCTGACCTCCATCCTGACCGACGACGCCGAAGAAGCCATGGGCCACTAA
- a CDS encoding LacI family DNA-binding transcriptional regulator yields the protein MAQRITLSDIADQAGVSTATVSRVLNGKANVADVTRRQVLVALDLLGYERPETVHQASRGLVGLVVPELSNPIFPMYAQEIEQLLAASGHIPLLCTQTPGGTSEDEYIEMLVDRGVAGVIFVSGRHSDTTGDVSRYQRLRERGMPLVTINGNAPTIKAPGFTTDDRAASRIAVEHLVSLGHRRIGLATGPTRMVPAQRKRAGYQDAMRAHLPEEPLRVVERLYTYEGGASAVRALLDRGCTAVVCGSDLIALGAIQGARAAGLQVPRDLSIIGYDDSPLIPMTDPPLTTVRQPVTAISRAAVTSLLNAIAGEEVPDTEMLFLPDLIVRGSAGPAPADC from the coding sequence GTGGCCCAGCGCATCACCCTGAGCGACATCGCCGACCAGGCCGGTGTCTCGACGGCGACCGTCTCCCGGGTCCTCAACGGCAAGGCGAACGTCGCCGACGTCACACGCAGACAGGTGCTCGTGGCGCTCGACCTGCTGGGCTACGAGCGTCCTGAGACCGTGCACCAGGCCTCTCGCGGCCTGGTCGGCCTCGTCGTGCCTGAGCTGAGCAACCCGATTTTCCCCATGTACGCCCAGGAGATCGAACAGCTGCTTGCCGCAAGCGGCCACATCCCCCTGCTGTGTACGCAGACGCCGGGCGGCACCAGCGAGGACGAGTACATCGAGATGCTCGTGGACCGGGGCGTGGCCGGGGTCATCTTCGTATCCGGACGACACTCCGACACCACCGGTGACGTCTCGCGCTACCAGCGGCTGCGTGAGCGCGGCATGCCTCTGGTGACCATCAACGGCAACGCCCCGACCATCAAGGCGCCGGGCTTCACCACCGATGACCGTGCTGCCTCACGTATAGCCGTGGAACACCTCGTGAGCCTGGGGCACCGGCGTATCGGCCTGGCGACGGGCCCCACCCGTATGGTGCCGGCCCAGCGCAAGCGCGCCGGCTACCAGGACGCCATGCGCGCCCACCTGCCCGAGGAGCCGCTGCGTGTGGTCGAGCGTCTCTACACCTATGAGGGCGGGGCAAGTGCGGTCAGGGCACTGCTGGATCGCGGGTGCACCGCCGTGGTCTGCGGCTCGGATCTCATCGCGCTGGGAGCCATCCAGGGGGCGCGCGCCGCGGGTCTTCAGGTGCCGCGAGACCTGTCGATCATCGGCTACGACGACTCCCCACTCATCCCCATGACGGACCCGCCGCTGACCACCGTGCGCCAGCCGGTGACGGCCATCAGCCGGGCAGCGGTCACCAGCCTGCTCAACGCCATCGCCGGCGAGGAGGTGCCCGACACGGAGATGCTCTTTCTTCCTGACCTCATCGTGCGCGGCTCCGCCGGCCCCGCCCCAGCCGACTGCTGA
- a CDS encoding DUF6318 family protein: MSLRFLRPDPHGRTDEPGQAGQAGVADSPGLAGLAGSCGLVVDVRGGQADDVEAVAQARRAWRRFLVLMVVLVVVCAAAGAGAARWWSSHRPRDPYPWETSVASNYRPPTTTPTPELTPEPTPTSTSTSSSLLSAEEQALREAALATPAPERPATIDQFTPEGAIAAAEYFMALYPYVHATGDLSAWQAMSTQDCQYCSNISDRVTRLHQGGGWWDPWQHELTVTEYGTSQDDDTIWVVAVTISYPASMKHDGVGGSTATSPDTASLYIQVHWTGQSWLVEEGQAA, from the coding sequence ATGAGCCTTCGTTTCCTGCGGCCCGACCCGCACGGTAGGACCGACGAGCCCGGCCAGGCCGGCCAGGCTGGCGTGGCCGACTCGCCTGGCCTGGCCGGCTTGGCCGGCTCGTGCGGTCTGGTCGTTGACGTGCGTGGTGGGCAGGCCGACGACGTCGAGGCCGTTGCTCAGGCGCGGCGTGCGTGGCGGCGGTTCCTGGTGCTCATGGTCGTGCTCGTGGTGGTGTGTGCTGCTGCTGGGGCCGGGGCGGCGCGCTGGTGGAGCAGCCACCGGCCGCGCGATCCCTACCCGTGGGAGACGTCGGTGGCCTCCAACTACCGGCCACCCACCACCACACCCACGCCTGAGCTCACGCCTGAGCCGACGCCGACGTCGACGTCGACATCGTCAAGCCTGCTGTCGGCTGAGGAGCAGGCCCTGCGCGAGGCGGCCCTGGCCACGCCCGCACCCGAGCGGCCCGCCACCATCGACCAGTTCACCCCCGAGGGCGCCATCGCCGCCGCCGAGTACTTCATGGCGCTCTACCCCTACGTCCACGCCACAGGCGACTTGAGCGCCTGGCAGGCCATGAGTACCCAGGACTGCCAGTACTGCAGCAACATCAGCGACAGGGTCACCCGCCTGCACCAGGGCGGGGGATGGTGGGACCCCTGGCAGCACGAGCTCACCGTCACCGAGTACGGCACCTCCCAAGATGACGACACCATCTGGGTCGTGGCTGTGACCATCTCCTACCCGGCGAGCATGAAACATGACGGCGTAGGCGGGAGCACAGCGACATCGCCCGACACGGCGTCTCTGTACATCCAGGTGCACTGGACAGGGCAGTCATGGCTCGTCGAGGAAGGACAGGCGGCATGA